The Drosophila sechellia strain sech25 chromosome 2L, ASM438219v1, whole genome shotgun sequence region ATAAAATTGTTTGCTCCTTCTCTTTCACTTCACTGCCGTCCGTCTCTCTCATTTGGGTTGATTATTTATGAACACGAAGCGTTGGCTATGGAAATAATTGAAGGAACTTCACTTCTCTCGACGACTGCCGTTTCGCCGGGGTCCATTTTAAAGTAATCAAGGGAATGAAGGGCCTATTTTCAGGTCACTACCCCTTGGTTTTTCCCGCCCGGAAAATCCGTGGAATGCAGTGCTGAAACGGCCTGGCCCAAATGTTGAAAACATGTTCGCAAAGTGACAATTAAGCCAATTTGAAGCCATTTAGCGGGCAAGAACGCAAACAAAAACTGTGGCAAGCTCGACAACTGAAAACAGAGCATTAAGTTCGGGTAATACATTGTATATACCCTTTATATAGTGAACAGAACGAAGTGAAACAGAAGCAGGTCTTGATTTCTAACCAAACAATGCTTTAATGGTCGCCGAGTCGGCGAACAAAGCCAGACAATCAAATGTAATTACACGCACATAAACACGCAAAGACGATTCTGCGACTTGAGCTGGGGTTAAAGGTACACTTTGAGAAAATTCGGAGAGCATTGAATATTGTCCCAAAAATATGATTGCTAACCAACCACATTTAATTTTTCAGTAAATATTACTCTTATACTAAGAATTAGTTTAGCTTTCACTTTTTGCTTAATTAAGAAGTGTACTTCTATGAAGTTCTTTGTCACAACAATTTCGTGGAGTGCTGAGACACCTGAACCCACCTTTTAGAGCTTTCATAAGAGGTAGCCACGAGAGAATCGCGCAATTTACTATAATTTGCAGGAGGAGATTGCGCAAGTGGAGATGGATGGTTGGGTGGATGGATGGGGTAAAGGGTCCTAGTCGAAGACCGTGCTCCAGTTTCTCAAGATTGCGGCTGCTAAAGTTCTCTAGACTGCCGCCacatttccacattttttttttcgccggCCGTCAATGGTGCGGAGTGCGGGCTTATGGGCAAAGTCATTAGGCAGCTGGCGACACTTATCCAGGGAGCAGTTAATTACAAAGTGGTTGCGGTGGCTCAGACATAATTTCACGCCATTTGCGGTGCACAAGAGGTTGCTAATGCTGGACTATGACTTGCAGTCAGCAACTCCAACTTGGCCACTAACTCGGCGATGAAGTGTAGGGGCGGAGTTTGCCGAGGGAGCCGGGAAAGTGGGAGGGAAATTAACTGCAGGTGAATAAGATTACTGTGCTAAACTTATTTTTAAGAGCCACGGATATCCTTAAGTTCATTAAAGTGgggtaatttaatttactcagAATATTTAGTAAAATTTActggaataataataaatttaaacattcctaCCCCTTTTGTTCATGGAAATATCGAAAGGCTGACCCCATCTAAATAGGTTACCACTTCCATTAACAACAAATTATCTCCGTAAAGCCCTGGCTCCTGCTCTCTTTCAACTTTGCTAATGAGTCTCTTGGAGTCTTTGGCGTTGGCCGACCTTCAGACACTTCATtagtttaattaataattgacAAATTTCGTGTCTAATCAGCAGGCTAATCATAACCAGTGCTCCCGCTCTCGTTTTCCCTGACTAATTCAATTAGAAGTTTCGGATTATGCCGCCTGATTATGCCAAAAATGCTGcgtgtttattaattttcatcCAGCGGTTTGCTTTGATTCCAATTCAGCCTGTGTGACTTGACTAATTTTGCCTacttttctgtttttgccTCGGCTTTTTTCAGATTACCCCCGAGTCGAGGTTGGACCCGAGAATCCTTTGCGGGTGGAACGTGACCGGACTGCCAAGCTGGAGTGTAATGTGGATGCCAAGCCGAAGGTTCCCAATGTCCGTTGGAATCGCAATGGTCGGTTCATCAGCTCCTCATTAGTTCACACGATCCATCGGGTGAGCGTTCAAGATGCCGGCAAGTACTCCTGCATTGCGGACAACGGTCTTGGAAAGACTGGAGAACAGGAGCTCATCCTGGACATCCTGTACCCACCCATGGTGGTGATAGAGTCCAAGACGCGAGAGGCCGAAGAGGGCGATACGGTGACCATTCGCTGCAATGTCACAGCCAATCCTGCACCCGTGACCATTGAGTGGCTCAAGGAGAACAGCCCCGACTTCCGCTACAATGGCGACGTACTGACCCTGAACTCCGTGCGAGCCGATCATGCCGGAAACTACATCTGCCGTGCCGTGAACATAATGCAGAGCCAGGGAATGGAGCGCAGTGAACGAGTGGGTAACTCCACGGTGGCCCTGCTAGTTCGCCACCGACCAGGACAGGCGTACATCACCCCCAACAAGCCCGTGGTTCATGTGGGTAATGGTGTCACCTTGACCTGCTCCGCCAATCCTCCAGGCTGGCCAGTGCCCCAGTACAGATGGTTCAGGGATATGGATGGTGAGTTCTCCAGCACGCAGAAAATCCTTGCACAAGGCCCTCAGTACTCGATACCCAAAGCTCACTTGGGTAACGAGGGCAAATACCATTGCCATGCTGTGAATGAACTGGGCATCGGAATGATGGCCACCATTGTCCTGGAGATCCACCAGCCTCCGCAGTTCTTGGCCAAGTTACAGCAGCATATGACTCGAAGAGTGGCCGATACGGATTACACGGTCACCTGCAGTGCCAAGGGAAAGCCAGCACCCAGTGTGAAATGGCTGAAGGACGCAGTGGAAATTCTGCCCGAGGAAAATCTCTATGAAGTGCAAACCAATCCCGATCAGGGTTTGAACGGCATGGTCACGGTGCAGAGTCAACTTAAGTTCCGTGGAAAGGCCAGACCGAATGGAAATGCTTTAGTGCCCGGAGATCGTGGCTTGTACACCTGCTTGTACCAGAACGAGGTCAATTCGGCCAACTCATCCATGCAACTGAGAATCGAACATGAGCCCATTGTACTCCATCAGTATAACAAGGTGGCCTTTGATATCAGGGAGACAGCCGAGGTGGTTTGCAAGGTTCAGGCCTATCCCAAACCCGAATTCCAATGGCAGTTTGGCAATAATCCATCGCCCCTGACCATGTCCTCTGATGGTCACTACGAGATAAGTACCACCACCGATAACAACGACATCTATACCTCCGTGCTCAAGATCAACTCGCTGACTCATTCGGATTACGGAGAGTACACCTGCCGGGTGGCCAACACCTTGGATACGATTCGAGCTCCCATTAGACTGCAGCAGAAAGGACCCCCAGAGAAACCCACAAACCTGCGAGCCACCGAGGTGGGTCACAATTACGTATCACTGAGCTGGGATCCCGGATTCGATGGTGGTCTGAGCAAGACCAAGTTCTTTGTTAGCTATCGCCGTGTGGCCATGCCGAGGGAGGAACAATTGATACCGGATTGCGCCACTTTGGCCAACTCGAATTCGGCTTGGGTGGAAGTCGATTGCCAGCGGGATATTCCCTGCAAGGTGACAGCCCTGGAGCAACACCAGAGCTATGCCTTTAAGGTCAAGGCCCTGAATCCCAAGAGCGATTCCCCGTACTCGAGTGAAATCATGGTGACGACAAAGGTCAGCAGGATTCCGCCACCATTGCAGGTGACCTATGAGCCGAGTACTCGAACTCTCGGCATCGATGTGGGGGCCACGTGCTTGAACCTGGTGGCCGTTGTGGAGTCCATGGTGAATGCAGATTCTCCGATGGCCGCCTGGGAGGTGGTGACCACCATGGATAACCTGCAGCTGTCCGGAAATGGACCCACCCACAAGGAGAAGATCATCGAAAGGATAATTGGAGCCCGGCGAGTCGGCGGTGGACGTGCTCTGGGGCACACCATCAGCGAGGACGAGGATGACAATGGTCTGAACTCGCTGGCCCTCGAGGACGAAAACAGTCCCACTGTGCGGGTCAAATTGTGCCTCAGGACCAATCCAGACCACTGCGGCGATTACACGGACGCAGAAAGTGAgtacaaaaatgcatttcactATAGTAAGTTAATCTTTAAATCGAAACAATCACAACAAAGACTCGCAGTTAAAAATTGAGATTCTCGAAATGAGGAATGCGCTGAAGTGAAGTGGGTGGAAAATGAATAGAGTATTTTAACGAAAATAGCGAGGATTGGTTGGCTGGATGGCTGGAAATTCCCGCCGGTGCTGATGATTTCCATTATATGCAAAGCCATTACGAGCAATTGCACCACTTGAATGACCGGCTGCCGGCGGACCATCAATCACTCATCCCGTCAGTGGTCTCTTCACTCCTTGCCACCCATCTTTCAAACTGGGAACCATCTATCCAACCATCCACCAAGCAACCAACCATTCATCCATCCACTTCAGCTCCTCGCGATGCATTTTTCATGGCTTCATTTCAACCCGCTCTCGATTACAGAGCCAAAAACTGGAATGAAATTAAGAATTTGACTTGGAAATAGCACGATTTTCAATATTATAAAAGATATGTTGATATATGTTACTTGCCAAACTAATCCCTCCTCTTTTTTTACCCCGATAGTCGGCAGGCCGTATATAGCGGAGGCTAGTGccctggccacgcccactctcaTTGCGATAATCGTGTCCTGCGTGGTCTTTGCCCTCTTCGCCGGCCTAATCCTGATGTTCTGCCGCTGCAAGCGCAATCAATCGAAGAAGAGCGCCGCCGCCAAGGATTACGAGATGGACTCGGTGCGTCCTTCGATTGTGGCCGCCCAGCAGAACCAGGCGCCACCCCCCTACTACCCCGCCTCTGGGCTGGACAACAAGGCATTGGAACACTCAATGGATCTCGCCCTCAGCATGGAGGATCAGAAAACGGCACTGTACGCCACCCAGAATGGATACAGCTATCACCCGGGAAGTGGTGTGGTGGGCGTTGGCATGGGCGGCGGCGTGGTGGGCGTGGGTGTTGGCGGCAGCGTGGTCAGCGGAATGGGCGGCGGAGTGGGCGGAATCGGAGGCAGTGGCGTCGGCGTCAATGGAATACCTGGACTGAGCGCACACACGATGCCCGGAAATGAATGTGAGTACATACAAAAAAATCACTAGAAGGTTTCAGGATTTTCATCACAGTACTTTTTGGATGTTATGTGGACAAGATAGGATGGGGATTTTTCAAACCCCTTTAATTTAATACCTTTGTAAAACTTTAAGTGTTACCCACGTGCAGGTGTCAACACACAAAACTAAAAGATCGAAAACTAAAGTGTGAAATACTTCCGGTTGGGACGTGTCCTTAGGGTCCTTTTTTTAATCCAAAGGTATTGGGGCACTCACCTCCGTTTGGTTTGCGGTGATTTTTCATTGTCCACACAAATACGTACACTTCCGCACAAAATGAAATCCGTGCTGACGTTTAAAAGGAACATTTTCGGAGTGAAATTGGAATGATGGGGTGTGCTGCTATCCGAAGGGGGGATTTCCACGgcgatttttttttgtctcgAAATTA contains the following coding sequences:
- the LOC6613308 gene encoding hemicentin-2 isoform X2, with product MRRKTAMKGTAIVGSRSARRAATTICNFFLIALVALSSTTLADESIDTRENADLTLKCRFNDKYEANDFSFFWTRWTANPAQFDNVAIGEVQLSSGYRLDFQPERGIYDLQIKNVSYNRDNGRFECRIKAKGTGADVHQEFHNLTVLTPPHPPVISPGNIAVATEDKPMELTCSSIGGSPDPTITWYREGSNTPLPATVLKGGTKDQPTNATLSIIPRREDDGAKYKCVVRNRAMNEGKRLEATATLNVNYYPRVEVGPENPLRVERDRTAKLECNVDAKPKVPNVRWNRNGRFISSSLVHTIHRVSVQDAGKYSCIADNGLGKTGEQELILDILYPPMVVIESKTREAEEGDTVTIRCNVTANPAPVTIEWLKENSPDFRYNGDVLTLNSVRADHAGNYICRAVNIMQSQGMERSERVGNSTVALLVRHRPGQAYITPNKPVVHVGNGVTLTCSANPPGWPVPQYRWFRDMDGEFSSTQKILAQGPQYSIPKAHLGNEGKYHCHAVNELGIGMMATIVLEIHQPPQFLAKLQQHMTRRVADTDYTVTCSAKGKPAPSVKWLKDAVEILPEENLYEVQTNPDQGLNGMVTVQSQLKFRGKARPNGNALVPGDRGLYTCLYQNEVNSANSSMQLRIEHEPIVLHQYNKVAFDIRETAEVVCKVQAYPKPEFQWQFGNNPSPLTMSSDGHYEISTTTDNNDIYTSVLKINSLTHSDYGEYTCRVANTLDTIRAPIRLQQKGPPEKPTNLRATEVGHNYVSLSWDPGFDGGLSKTKFFVSYRRVAMPREEQLIPDCATLANSNSAWVEVDCQRDIPCKVTALEQHQSYAFKVKALNPKSDSPYSSEIMVTTKVSRIPPPLQVTYEPSTRTLGIDVGATCLNLVAVVESMVNADSPMAAWEVVTTMDNLQLSGNGPTHKEKIIERIIGARRVGGGRALGHTISEDEDDNGLNSLALEDENSPTVRVKLCLRTNPDHCGDYTDAEIGRPYIAEASALATPTLIAIIVSCVVFALFAGLILMFCRCKRNQSKKSAAAKDYEMDSVRPSIVAAQQNQAPPPYYPASGLDNKALEHSMDLALSMEDQKTALYATQNGYSYHPGSGVVGVGMGGGVVGVGVGGSVVSGMGGGVGGIGGSGVGVNGIPGLSAHTMPGNEWVNMGYMENNYSNSNNGGSVNSQDSLWQVKMSAAAVGNQQGMVQAPMNQYVEQQPAYGYDPLTHGGYGAVDDYAPYPHLTATPSQVGDEYHNLRNSQNPSRQDYCSDPYASVQKPKKRVDQHLADIIQDVTL
- the LOC6613308 gene encoding Down syndrome cell adhesion molecule-like protein Dscam2 isoform X1, coding for MRRKTAMKGTAIVGSRSARRAATTICNFFLIALVALSSTTLADESIDTRENADLTLKCRFNDKYEANDFSFFWTRWTANPAQFDNVAIGEVQLSSGYRLDFQPERGIYDLQIKNVSYNRDNGRFECRIKAKGTGADVHQEFHNLTVLTPPHPPVISPGNIAVATEDKPMELTCSSIGGSPDPTITWYREGSNTPLPATVLKGGTKDQPTNATLSIIPRREDDGAKYKCVVRNRAMNEGKRLEATATLNVNYYPRVEVGPENPLRVERDRTAKLECNVDAKPKVPNVRWNRNGRFISSSLVHTIHRVSVQDAGKYSCIADNGLGKTGEQELILDILYPPMVVIESKTREAEEGDTVTIRCNVTANPAPVTIEWLKENSPDFRYNGDVLTLNSVRADHAGNYICRAVNIMQSQGMERSERVGNSTVALLVRHRPGQAYITPNKPVVHVGNGVTLTCSANPPGWPVPQYRWFRDMDGEFSSTQKILAQGPQYSIPKAHLGNEGKYHCHAVNELGIGMMATIVLEIHQPPQFLAKLQQHMTRRVADTDYTVTCSAKGKPAPSVKWLKDAVEILPEENLYEVQTNPDQGLNGMVTVQSQLKFRGKARPNGNALVPGDRGLYTCLYQNEVNSANSSMQLRIEHEPIVLHQYNKVAFDIRETAEVVCKVQAYPKPEFQWQFGNNPSPLTMSSDGHYEISTTTDNNDIYTSVLKINSLTHSDYGEYTCRVANTLDTIRAPIRLQQKGPPEKPTNLRATEVGHNYVSLSWDPGFDGGLSKTKFFVSYRRVAMPREEQLIPDCATLANSNSAWVEVDCQRDIPCKVTALEQHQSYAFKVKALNPKSDSPYSSEIMVTTKVSRIPPPLQVTYEPSTRTLGIDVGATCLNLVAVVESMVNADSPMAAWEVVTTMDNLQLSGNGPTHKEKIIERIIGARRVGGGRALGHTISEDEDDNGLNSLALEDENSPTVRVKLCLRTNPDHCGDYTDAEIGRPYIAEASALATPTLIAIIVSCVVFALFAGLILMFCRCKRNQSKKSAAAKDYEMDSVRPSIVAAQQNQAPPPYYPASGLDNKALEHSMDLALSMEDQKTALYATQNGYSYHPGSGVVGVGMGGGVVGVGVGGSVVSGMGGGVGGIGGSGVGVNGIPGLSAHTMPGNEWVNMGYMENNYSNSNNGGSVNSQDSLWQVKMSAAAVGNQQGMVQAPMNQYVEQQPAYGYDPLTHGGYGAVDDYAPYPHLTATPSQVGDEYHNLRNSQNPSRQDYCSDPYASVQKPKKRVDQHLDSPYHDVSGLPNPYNMEHLEQDEVLPPQQHMSLSYDDSFEGEYSTTPNARNRRVIREIIV